Below is a genomic region from Carassius auratus strain Wakin chromosome 2, ASM336829v1, whole genome shotgun sequence.
gacgcaagcagttctgtttattaaccgctagagcgtcaaaagttacctactgcagctttaatatgtaataaaataatacaaaatctgTAATAGATATAAACaagatcattttaattatattgtgaTACAAGAACTCGTACTGCATTAATGAGGATGTATAATATAATTATCATGTTCAGCTGTTGGTCTTGTTTTGTAATTATGAACTAATTCAAAATCATAAAGTTTGAGTCCAGATGTTCTGCTGTTCTGTCCAGGTAAATCACTGTAAGTCATGATCTAATGGCAGAAGGCTGTTTGTTTGCTTGGTTACAGCACCAGCTGCGGCCCAGAGCTCCTAGAGTTGATCCTTGAGTTGTTGCCATGGATACAAGAAGGAAACCCCAGGATATAATGAACAGTAGATTCCATAGAAATAATATTTATCCCAGGAAAAACTACTGCTGCTGTCTTTTCAGCAGAATCATCATTTGATAGCAGATTCCTGTTAGTTTTCGTTTGCTCAAATGTATTTAGTGCTACATGATTCCAGCTGACTGTATCTCTCTCTTCCTTGTTCCTCACAGGTTTCTTTCCTGTCTGTCGCTGTTCCCTGAGGGTCGCCCCTCCTCATCCTCTCTCACCACTTGACCCTATGGAGGAGTAGCTCTTGAGTGACAGGCACAGGAACCAATCAAACGTCAGGAGGAGCATCAGACGCATAGCGGCCGGGCCGAGAGGATGTCGTCTAACAGGACCCAGACCCCTCACGGTCTGAAGCAGATCGGGCTGGACCAGATCTGGGATGATCTGCGGGCGGGGATCCAGCAGGTGTACACCCGCCAGAGCATGGCCAAGTCACGCTACATGGAGCTCTACACGTATCCTCGATGCATTTATATTTAGACCATTTATATAactgcatttgtttaatttatcatttatttcaaaaacgCATCCAGTGTCTGTTGTGTCCTTAATGTCCTGATTTTCAGTCATGTGTATAATTATTGCACTAGTGTGCATCAGTCGAATCAGGCCCGCGGTGCAGGTGCCCCTCCGTCCAAACCTTCAAAGAAAACCCCCACACCTGGAGGAGCTCAGTTTGTGGGGCTGGAACTCTACAAGAGACTGAAggaattcctgaagaattacctTACAAACTTACTGAAGGTACGTAACgaaaagaaatgtgttttgacactactgttcaaaaaatgtttttgaaaaagtctcttctgttcaccaaggctgcattcatttgattaaaaatagaaatattgtgaaataatattacagtttaaaatagttgttttctatttgaatatattttaaaacataatttattcctgtggtcaaagctgtattttcagcatcattactccagtcttcagcgtcacatgatccttcagaaatcattctgattattctgattttctgctcaagaaaaatgtattactgtctactattatattattcttaaatgttgtgattatttttttcaggatgctttgaaagtttaaaagagcagcatttatttgaaatggaaatcttttgtaaagatataaatgtctttactgtcactcttgatcaatttaTTTGTCTGctgaacaaattatttaaaatcttattgaccccaaacttattttttttttttttttgacatttaattttttttaaactaagtaattttgtggtgtgtttgtggcatgtttgttttttaatgtctattttctttattcattttattttggttttagtttttttaatgcatcaaattaatcaaaatgagaaatgttgtcttAGCAAGTAGCTGAGATTTCaagtaacaatgtttttttttttaatgattattattgatTTAGTATTAGTTTACCTTACTTATACctttactgatttatttagtgTTTCTGAACAAATGTCCTTAAGGATGCATTGTTTCACCCAGTGAATCAGATTCACAGCATTTAACCCAAAAGATTGATACAGCACCATTCATGGGGCAGATTTGTTCAAAGCACATTTGTCCATGACCAAAGTGAGCCTATATTATTACTTAGATTTTTTCAATAAAAGTTGTCTACAAATTCACAGACTCTAGAAGTAATGCTTAAATGCCATAAACATTTTGTCCTCAATAAAACAGCTGAGTAGATGCTTTGTGAACAAGCTGTGGGGCAGTTACAACAAATTCATAGCAAGAACACTTGATCAGTTTATTAATATGATATGTTTGTTGGCTCTTGTCCTCAGGATGGAGAGGACCTGATGGATGAGAGCGTTCTGAAGTTCTACACACAGCAGTGGGAGGATTACAGGTTCTCCAGTAAAGTGCTGAACGGGATCTGTGCGTACCTCAACCGCCACTGGGTCCGCAGGGAGTGTGACGAGGGCCGGAAAGGGATCTATGAAATCTACTCTGTAAGTGTTTCTTGCTTTTCTTCTGCATTACAGCACAGTTTCAATCCATAAACAGTTGTAcatgttttattgtgtgtgtgtgtttttccagcTTGCTCTGGTGACGTGGAGGGAATGTTTGTTTCGGCCTCTGAATAAGCAGGTGAGTTTGGAAACAGGAAATGCATCATATTGGGCAAGGTGAGAAACACtctaataaatgtcttttttggtACCTGTGTTCTTAGGTCACAAATGCAGTATTGAAGCTGATTGAGAAGGAGAGGAACGGAGAGACCATCAACACTAGACTCATCAGTGGAGTGGTGCAGTCCTATGGTGCGGCACCGCTCACGTCAGGATGGATTGTTTTTGCGTCTGTGATACGTGATGTTTAGAAGCTGTGCAGTTGCTCAGAaatctttctctccatctctcgtAGTTGAGTTGGGTCTCAATGAGGACGATGCCTTCGCTAAAGGTCCCACTCTGTCCGTCTACAAGGAATACTTTGAGACTCAGTTCCTGGCTGACACCGAACGGTTTTACACCAGGGAAAGCACAGAGTTCCTGCAACAGAATCCTGTCACTGAGTACATGAAGAAGGTGAGGCCGAAATAGAAtgatatgctttaaaaaaagaaatcaaagcaCTTCAATAAATGTGGAAGTGGTAGCGAGAAGGACTGGTTGATTtctcaaatatatttaaagttcTTTTGTTGTTATATTTAGCAGCATTGTGAATATTGCAGGGATCTTACAGCACTTTTATTTGgccattaatgttttttttgtttttttaagatcatAAAAGCTTTATgggattttcattttaattgtagatTGATTGTTAATTCCTTGAATATGATGCAGGTTATATGTAATTAAGTAAACTAagtaattaatgcttttattcttcagggatgcattaaattaatcaaaagtgacagtagacatttataatgtaaaaaaaataattttcaactgcttttcttttgaactctctattcatccaccaagaatcctgaaaaaatatatcatggttttgacaaaaaaaatatggagcagcaaaaaaaaaatttcaacattgttaatatgaagaaataattttttgactagcaaatcagcatattagaatgatttctgaaggatcatgtgatgctgaagacgctgaaaattcagctgcacatcacagaaataaatagaaaattttaatatattaaaatagaaaaccgttattttaatttgaaacaatatttcacaatattactgtttttactgtatgtttgatcaaataaatacagcattggcCAGAATAAGAGACGttcaaaaatctaaaaacaaatctTGTcaaatccaaacttttgaatggtggtgtttGTCAAACATCATAAAGTCTGCAACTTTTATTTTAGGATTTAGTTTGGTGaagttgtgtgtgttttgcaggccgaGGCTCGTTTGCTGGAGGAGCAGAGGAGAGTGCAGGTTTACCTTCATGAGAGCACACAGGATGAGCTGGCCAGGAAGTGTGAGCAGGTTCTCATCGAGAAGCACCTGGAGATCTTCCACACAGAGTTCCAGAACCTTCTGGACTCCGACAAGAATGAAGGTGTGGACCAGAGTGAAACCTCAATGTCTGTTCACCTGTACTTCAGATTGAGATTCTCAGCTATAATTGATTCCTTCTCTCTGTGTAGATCTCGGTCGCATGTACAATCTTGTGTCACGGATCACAGATGGATTGGGAGAACTAAAGAAACTTCTGGAAACGCACATTTATAACCAAGGCTTGGCAGCCATCGAGAAATGTGGGGAGTCTGCTCTCAACGTGAGTCTGAAGACCATCACGCTTTAGATCTGATCTTTCTGACAGCACATGTTTAACCGCTATGAATTCTTTGATTTGCTTGTAGGACCCCAAAATGTATGTCCAGACAATTCTGGACGTGCACAAGAAGTACAATGCCCTGGTGATGTCAGCGTTCAACAATGATGCTGGTTTTGTGGCTGCTCTTGACAAGGTAAGACCAtcttttcagttctgtttggtcaAGATTGAATAAGTTGTAGTAATTGTACCTGTTTAACTCGATTTAACCTGTCAAGTTCTTTTATGTCTGTGGGTTGGGATCCTGATGCctgtcgtctcacaaactgcttTTTTGACTAAGGTTATTGacacataaaacataaataaaaaacatttgttaattgaaattaacatttaactgaaatgtatttatttcagctagttgccatttataaaaaatggaaaacaaaaaaaacactaaagatGACAAAAACAGTAGAATCACTTAAATCTTaactaaacagaaaatataaaaactgaatca
It encodes:
- the cul1a gene encoding cullin-1, translating into MSSNRTQTPHGLKQIGLDQIWDDLRAGIQQVYTRQSMAKSRYMELYTHVYNYCTSVHQSNQARGAGAPPSKPSKKTPTPGGAQFVGLELYKRLKEFLKNYLTNLLKDGEDLMDESVLKFYTQQWEDYRFSSKVLNGICAYLNRHWVRRECDEGRKGIYEIYSLALVTWRECLFRPLNKQVTNAVLKLIEKERNGETINTRLISGVVQSYVELGLNEDDAFAKGPTLSVYKEYFETQFLADTERFYTRESTEFLQQNPVTEYMKKAEARLLEEQRRVQVYLHESTQDELARKCEQVLIEKHLEIFHTEFQNLLDSDKNEDLGRMYNLVSRITDGLGELKKLLETHIYNQGLAAIEKCGESALNDPKMYVQTILDVHKKYNALVMSAFNNDAGFVAALDKACGRFINNNAVTKMVQSSSKSPELLARYCDSLLKKSSKNPEEAELEDTLNQVMVVFKYIEDKDVFQKFYAKMLAKRLVHQNSASDDAEASMISKLKQACGFEYTSKLQRMFQDIGVSKDLNEQFKKHLTNSEPLDLDFSIQVLSSGSWPFQQSCTFALPSELERSYQRFTAFYASRHSGRKLTWLYHLSKGELVTNCFKNRYTLQASTFQMAILLQYNTEDVYTVQQLTDSTQIKIDILVQVLQILLKSKLLVLEDENANVDEVEFKPDTLIKLFLGYKNKKLRVNINVPMKTEQKQEQETTHKNIEEDRKLLIQAAIVRIMKMRKVLKHQQLLAEVLNQLSSRFKPRVPVIKKCIDILIEKEYLERVDGEKDTYSYLA